Genomic DNA from Archangium lipolyticum:
AGGTACTTGCCCCAGTGCAGGCGGAAGCCGAACGGCGCGAGCAGCTCCCAGAACCGCTCGTAGAAGTTCTGCCGGACGTGCTCCTTGTCCGTGCGGAACCAGAACACGTCCACCCGGATGGAGTGCCGCCCCTGGCTGGGGCTCATCCAGAAGGGGCTCGCGGCGCCCGCGTAGATCTCGAATGCATACGCGCCGGTGCGCCCCATTCCCCTCGCCTCCCCGGCCCCCTGCGTGTCCGAGGGGTCGGGATTGAAATAGCCATCCAGGAGCTTCATCACCTCCGCGGACCGCGCGATGTCGATGAAGAGCTCGGTGAAGTCCGTGGGCAACAGCTCGTCCGAGACGCCATCGTCCATTGGCAGGATCTCGTGCCAGGGGCCCCGGAACTCCTTCGTCTCCTTGGAGGGCACGAAGGCATTCAGGACGAGCCGCACCACCCTCTCGGTCAGCGGACCGTAGGGCGGATCATCGTGCGCGATGAAGTTGTAGAACTGATTGACGAAGATCTGGAAGACGCGAGGGATCGCGACGAAGGGTCTGCGGGTGAGCGCGCGGCGGTAGGTCTTCGACTCCGGGCTCGTCTCTCGGCGCGCCCGCCAGAGCTGCACCTTGTCGACACCCCGCTGGGGCCACCAGAGCAGCCGGGCATAGGTGTCGTCATCCGTCTCGAGGAAATGCCGCAAGCCTCCCTCCCCAGGCTCGAACAACGCGACGGCGCACTGGCTGGTGCGGCTGGAGACCTGCTTGCCGACGACGTCGTAGCGCGGCTCGCACTGGAAGGTCACCGTGGAGATGATGCCCAGCAGTCCCATGGAGACGCCCGCGGCGTAGAAGTCCTCGTTCCCGGGTGTGAGCTCGTGCACCCGGCCCGTCCCATCGATGAGGCGGATGCCCACGATGGACGCGCCCAGCTCGTGACGTGTCGTGCCCCCCATCGAGCCCGTGGACAGGAATCCGCCCACTGTCTGATGGGTGATGCCGCCGAGGTCCGGCAGCGCCCAGCCGCGCGCCTCCAGCTGGTGCAGGAGGCTGTTGTCCTCGTTGGACAGGGGATCGGTCGGATCCACTCCCAGGTGGCAACCCGCCTGGACGGTGACGCGCATCGCCCGCTCGTCCCAGTGGACGACCCGCGTGTACCGGTCGAGCTGCACGTTGATGTGCTGTCCGCTGTCGTCGGTGTAGATGCCCCCGGGCACGCAGTGGGTCGCGCCGCGCGTCCGGATCTGGACGCCCTGGGCCCGTGCGCGCTTGATGAGCTGGACGAGTTCCTCCTCCGTCTGCGGATGGACGAACCTCGGATCCAGTGCCGGGTGGAAGTAGTCATGCACCCCGAGCCGGACCCAGAGGCCCACGCCCACGCCGGTCAGCAGCAGCAGCGAGCCCGCGACATAGGTGAGCTTCTCCTCCGTGCCCGCCCCCCGGGGGAAGCTGCCGATGAGGGCGGCGCTCTCGAACCCGAAGAACGTCAGCTTCACCGCGTTGGACAGTCCGACGAGCTCCGAGAACCGGTGGACGGTCGTGCGGTCGAGCCGGCGCAGCGCGTAAAGCGCCACGGAGCAGATGCAGCCCATCATGGGCACCTCGATGAAGTGCAGGGCCCAGGCCGCGCCCCTGCTCCGGCTCAGGGTGGTCCGCGCCCGGCCGAAGAGCCGAGGGTGTGACAGGAACACGCTCCCCACGAGCGACCCCGTCAGGCTCAGCCAGCCGTAGACCTTCGCCCGCTTCCTCAGGGTCCGCCACCTCGCCTCCTCGGCCCGGGACGGGGCTACCTCCCTTGCAGAAGAAGTCTCGAGTGCTGGATGTTGTCGCAGGGGTGGCATGGGCTTGCTCCAGGTCGAAGACTCGAGTCTCGGGACAAGACTCGAGCACCCGAGGCGGCGAGCCCCGCAACAGCGGTGGCCCACACCTCAGAGTGGTTCCATGAAAGTTGGAGAAGACCCTTCGCGGATGTGACCGATCTCCCAGGGGGCGGCGGACAGGAGCCGATCCAGCGCGTGCTCCTCGACGTGCTCGTGCTGGAGTGCGTCGAGCAGCGCCCTCGCGACGTGGAGCTCGGGCGACTCGAGGCCGGGAGGCAGAGGGTCGAGGACCTCCCTCAGCAACCGCTCCGCGTTCCAGAGCCGGCCCTGCTCCCGCTGTAGCTGGAACAGCCGCAAGGAGGCCCGAAGCTCGATGCACCGGGCGCCGGATCGCCGGGCGCACTGGAGGGACTCCTGGAATTCGTTCAGCGCCCTGGCGGTCTCGCCCCCGAGCAGCAGGAGCTCGCCCCGCAGCCGGTACAGCTCGGCCGCCTCGAGGTGCTGTCCCGTCCGCGCGCCCCAGGCCAACCCTTCCGCCACCGTCGTCAGGCCCTCGGAGATCAAGCCCAGCCTCGCGCGCGCATCCGCGAGCAGGCTCAGCAGGTAGGGCCAACCCGTCTCCGCTTGCATCTGCCGCAGATGATCAAGTCCCTCGAGCATCAGGGTGTAACCCTCGTCCCGCCGCGGGCCCAGCAGCACGAGCGCCCATCCCCGCAGGACGGGCATCCACGACTCCACGCGCAGCGACGGGTTCTGCTCGTAGACGAGGCTCTCCCGCTCCGTCACCGCGAGCACCCGCCACGCGTCGAACCGTGTCTGGTACAGCGCATTGGTCACGGTGCTGACCAGGACGAAGGTGTAGGGGTGGCCCAGCTGCTCGGCGCGGCGCAGCGCGCGATCACTGAGCCGCTGCCCCTCCCGCTGCTCGCAACGCAGGGTCAGGGCCAGGGCCGAATAGGCCAGGGCCATGGCCAACGGATCGGGCTCGAGCATGCCGAGCGTCCGTCGTGGTGCCCGCTCCACGCCCGAAGCCCCCAGGGCCACGGCCTCGTGGAGCAGGGGCTCCGCCACGAGGATCTCTCCCTGGATCAGGCGGATCGATCCCTCCATCAACCGGCCGATCACCACCAGTTGGGGCTCGTGGACGCGCTGGCCCAGGGAGACGATCTGCCCGGCCAGCTCGCAGGCCAGCGGGAAGTTCAACCGCATCAGGTTGCGGTTGAAGAGCCCCATGCTGGCCGCGACGAGGATGGGCTCGTTCCTCACGTCATGGAAGAGCTGCGCGATGCGCTCGTAGAGCTGCTCCACCTCGGGAGCCGAGTAGTTCCGGGCGGCGATCAGGGCCTGGCCGAGGAGCACCAGCAGCCGGAGCTCCTCCTCGACCCGGCGGGCCACTCCCGGCAGGCGTTTGAACAACCGCAGGGCCTGCTCCAGGTGGCTGATGGACTCCTCGAACGCCGAACGATTCAGGGCCAGCTCCCCGGCCAGGGCCCAGTACCGGATGGCGGGGAGCAGCTCCCCGGCCCGGGTGTAGTGGTGGGCGATCAGCTCGGGCGGAGCGCTGGGGGCTCCCGTCAGCGGGTGCTCCAGGAGCGTGGCGACCTGGTGGTGGTACTGCCGCCTGCGAGGCTTCACCAGGGACTCGTAGGCGGCCTCCTGGATGAGCGCATGCCTGAACTCGTAGCGGCGCTCCGGCTCCTCCCCGGTGCGCAGGAGCAATCCCGCCTCGACCAGCTCCTCGAGATCCCTCCTCAGGGTGGGGCCACCGCGCTCCGAGAGGGCCGCCAGCTGCTCCTCCGTGAAGCCGCGGCCAATCACGGCCCCCTTCCACGCCAGCTCCTTCTGCTCGGGAGGGAGCGGATCCAACCGGGCCAGGAGCAGCTCCTGCAAGGTGATGGGAAGCGCGCCCGCCGGAGTGCCGGAGGTGCCGCGCGTGAGCACCATGCGCGTCATCTCCTCGACGAAGAGCGGGATGCCCTCCGTCTTGCGCACCAGGAGCTCGATCGTCTCCGCCGGCAGAGGGAGCCGGCCCCCCGTGAGCCGCCGCACCATCTCGGCGGTCTCGTCCGCCCCGAGCCGGTCGAGCACGAGCAGGTGGAAGCCGGGATGCGAACGCCAGGAGAACCGCAGCTCGGGGCGGGCGCTCAGCAGCAGGAACAACCCGGTGCCATCGATGAGCTCTCCCAGGCGCGAGAGGAGCCGCAACGTGGAAGGATCCGCCCAGTGCAGATCCTCGAGGACGAGGAGCAGTGGACCCTGTCCGCGCGTCCCGGGGAGCCGCGCCGGCAGCCGCAGCAGCAAGGTGGTCAGCGTCTCCAGGGTCTGGACCCGTTGCTGCTCGGGAGACAGCAACAGCGGGGGCAGCTCCTCGTGAGGAGGCAGGCCCAGGAGCTGTCCGAGCAGCAGCAGGCTCTCCGGCAGGGGCATGTCGAGGGAGCGCAGCACCTCCTCCAGGTGGTCCCTCCGCCGCTCGGGAGACGCCTCTGGCTCCAGCGCGGCCAGGTGCGTCACCCACTCGAGCACCGGATGGAAGGCGCTGCGGCTGAGCTGCGGCCAGCACTGGCTGGACACGAGGTGGCCTCCCTCGCGGCCCACGTGCTCGCTCAGCTCCTGGATGAGCCGGGACTTGCCGATTCCCGCCTCGCCGCTGAGCAGCACCACCGTGCCCTGTCCCCGCCGGGCCTCCTCCCACCAGCCGAAGAGCTGGCGGAGCTCCGTGCTCCGGCCCACCAGCGGCGTGAGGCCCCGGGCCAGCGCCCGTTCGAAGCGGGTGGTCTCCGGCCTCTCGGCCCTCAACCGGTGGACCCCCACCCGCATCGGCCCCAGCGACGACTGGAAGAACCGCTGGCCCAGGGGCTCCGTCACGAAGTTTCCCCGCGCGCCCTGCCAGGTATTCTCACTGAGATCCACCGTGTGGGGTTCCGCCTGCCTCGCCAGCCATCTCGCCAGGTGGGGCGCCTCGCTCCGGATGGAGGGCGGATGTCCTCTCGGCGTGGAGGGATCGGACGCGTCCAGCACCACCAGATCCGTATGCACGCCCACCTGGACCGCGAGCCCGGCCTGGAAGGCCCCCGGCAACTCCTCCACCATCCGCGTGAGGGCGAGCGCGGCACGCACCGCGCACACGACGTCATCCTCCCGGACCAGGGGATAGCCGAAGCAGCCCAGCACCTCGTCGCCCATGCGGAGCGCGACCCAGCCCCCGTGCCGCTCGAGGATGCGCGAGCAGACCTGGTGGAACGCCGCCTGCACGTCGCTCAGGTCCTCCGGATCCAGGGACGCCAGGTGCCCCACGAGCCGGACGCACACCAGCGTCAGCTGCCGGCGGTGGGGCGTGAAGCGCGGAGGCGGCGCCTCGTCCGAGGGGGCCAAGCTCCACTCCAACACCCGCAGCCGCTCATGCATCTCCAGCGCGCTCTGGAAGCGCCGGGAGGGAGCCTTGGCCAGCGCCCGTGCCAGGAACCGGTCCACCGTCTCGGGCAGATCCGGGCGGCGGATGCGCACCGACGGCACGGGCTCGGCCGAGAGCACGCCCTTGCGGAGCGTCCGGAGGTTCCCCGGGGAATAGGGCAGCTCCCCGGTGAGCATCTGGTACAGCAACAGCCCGGCCGCCCAGGTGTCGGTGCGCATGTCCTGCGGCTGCCCCCGCCATTGCTCCGGAGCCATGAAGGCGGGCGTGCCCGATTTCAACAGGTCGAACCCGAGCGAGGAGGCCAACCCACCCAGGCCGAAGTCGAGGAGCTTCACCCGCCCATCCGGCAGGAGGAAGACATTGCTCGGCTTGAGATCCCGATGGAGGACCTGACGCGAGTGGGCATGCGCCAGCCCGGCCGTGACGTCGCTCAGGATGTGCAGGGCCCGCCGAGGCTCCAGCGCGCCGCGCCGCAGCAGTGTGTCGAGCGACTGTCCCTCCAGGTACTCCATGATGAGGAAGGGAGTGCCCTTCCACTCGGAGACATCGAAGATGCGGACGATGTTCTCGTGATCCAGCTGGGCGACGAGCCGGGCCTCCTCCTGGATCAGCCGGTCCAGCGACTCCTGGGTGAGCTCCCGGCCCGAGGAGATGAACTTGAGCGCCACGATGCGCTGCAGCAGCTCGTCACGGGCACGGAAGACCAGCCCCATGCCCCCCTTGCCGAGCTTCCCGAGGATCTCGAACCGCCTGCCATCCCGTCCTCCGAGGCGCTCTCCTGACCGGGGAGCCGGCAGGGACAGGGAGAAGCGGCTCACCTCGCGCAGGAAGGGGTCCTCGAAGTCGGACTCCAACGGGCTCCCCTGGCTGTCCTTGTCGTGCCGGGTCATGGCCACCCTCAGGGAAATACGATGAGGACCCCCGGCCCGGATGACACACTCCGAGCGAGGCCCCTCACCGCCCTTCCCACGGGAGGGACTCCGAGCGCCCGCTCCCCTGCCCGCGCACCTGGGCTCAGGCCACGTTCGCCAGCGCCGAGCACCGGCGCCGTGAACCCAGCTCGGACAGCGTGCGCAGCGTGCCCGGCATCTCCTGGCCGGGCGCCCTGCCCCGCCGCAGCGAGACGAGCGTCGTCCCGCGCCGTCCCGCCCGCTCCATGCACGACTCCAGCGAGTGCTTCACCAGCGGGTGCGGGCTGACCTCCAGGAAGACGTCGTGCCCCGCACCGAGCAGCACATCCACCGCCTCGCGGAACAGCACCGGCTCGGCCAGGTTGCGCACCCAGTAGTCCGCATCGAAGCGCTCTCCCGGGAGCCCACCGCCCGTCACCGTCGAGATCACCGGCAGCAGCCCCGGGCCGGGGCGCAGCTCCCCGAGCAGCCCGCGCAGCTCACCCCGGAGCGGATCCACCTTCGGCCAGTGCGCCGCCACCTCCGAGTCGACACGCCGGGCGGGCACGCCCTCGCGCCGCAGCACCACCAGCACCTGTTCCAAAACCTCCGGCTCCGCGGCCAGCACCGTCCACTCGGGGCTCGCGTGGATGGCCCGCCACACCCGGCCCTCGAACCCGGGCAGCGCCTCGCCGGCCCGCGCCCACGGCACGCCCACCACCGCCATGGCCCCCTGCCCCCGCAGGCGCCCGATGGTGCGGCCCTGGTGGCAGATGACGCGCATCGCATCCTCCAACGAGAGCACCCCCGCCACGTGCGCCGCCGCCACCTCGCCGATGCTGTGCCCCACCACCGCCGCCGGCTCCACGCCCCACGAGCGCCACAGCGCCGCCAGCGCGATCTCCACCGCCACGATGGCCGGGCAGCTCACCTCGATGTCGCCCAGGCGCGCTCCCTCCGCCGTCAGCGCCTCCCGCAGGGACCAGCCCATGTGCCGCCGCACCTCGGCCTCGCAGGCCTCCAGCACCGGGGCGCACACGGGAGACTCCCACAGCGCCCGCCCCATGCCCGTCCACTGCGAGCCCTGGCCGGAGAAGACGAAGACCGGCCGGCACGGGCCCTCGTCCCGGTCCGTCTGATCCTCGTGACGCATCAGGGACTCCTCGACGGTCCGCCGCATGCCCCACTCCCGCGCTGGGACTCGTCCTGCCCCGCACCCGAGCGGTCTCGGACAGTCCCGTCAAATCTCTACAACACTGTTGGACATACTAACCGTTTTTTCCTGAGAGTGAAGCGGAACCCCGGGCAACGGATTAAGTCCCTCTTTGGAGACCCCCGACTGGCGACGGGAGGGGTGAACGTCCTAGCATGTGCGCCATCTCATGCCCCCGGTTCGTCATCATCTGCTCGGTCCCCTCGTCCCGGGTGAAGGCTCCCGCCCGTTCCTCGCGCTGGCCCTCGAGGAGGGTAGACCTCCCCTTCCCGTCGTCCTCGTCTGGGCCCCACCGGAGGTCACGCGGGATCCGGTACTGCTGACCAAGCTCGAGCGGGAGACGCAGCGCGCCACGATCTTCGATCACCCCAACATCCTCCGGGTGCACGGGCTGGTGACGCTGGAGAGCCGGATCGCCCGGGTGACGGAGTACGCGGACGGAGAGCCCCTTCGCAAGGTGTTGGAGGTGGCCCATCGCCTGCCGGCCCCCTTCGCCGCGCTCGTGGTCGCCGACGTGGCGATGGGGGTGCATTACGCCCACGTCGCGGGGAGCGATGACGGCACCCCGCTGATCCACGGAGACTTGCGCCCGGAGACGGTGATGGTCTCCTTCAGCGGCGTGTGCAAGGTGTCTGGCTATGGGGCGCTGAGCGTGGCGCCGCAGGAGCGCAACATCCTGCGCAAGCGTAACCAGCGCCTCTACAGCGCCCCCGAGCAGCTCATGGGAGGCCGGGCGGCCTCCTCGGTGCTGACGGATGTGTTCCTGCTCGGCTTGCTGCTGTACGAGTGCCTCTCGGGGCGCAGGCCGTTCCAGGACTCGCTGGAGCCGGACAAGGCCATCCTCAACCGCCCGCTGCCGCCCCTGCCGGTGGAAGTGCCGGCCGTGCTCAATGACGTGGTGCGCCGCGCCACGGCGAAGCGCGCCGATCAGCGCTACCCGAGCGCCCATGCCTTCCGCGAGGCCCTGGTGGCCGCCAGCGGCGCGCTGCCCACCCCCGCCGCGTTCGCGGAGATGCTCGCGAAACTGCTGCCTCCCGACGGCGAGGCCCGGCTCGCCCGGAAGAAGCTGCTCGAGAAGGGACTGGCGGGGGGACCCATCACCCAGCCCGTGCCCGTTCCTGTGGCCGAGCGCATCACCCAGCCCGTGCCTGTCCCGGTGAGCGAGCGCATCACCCAGCCCGTTCCCGTTCCGGTGGGCGAGCGCATCACCCAGCCCGTTCCCGTTCCGGTGGGCGAGCGCATCACCCAGCCCGTTCCCGTTCCCGTTCCGGTGCTCGAGCGTGTCACCCAGCCGATGCGCGCCGTCCCCGCCGAGCGCGTCACCCAGCCCACGCCGGCCGTCGCGGACACGTCCCTCGTCGAGACCGAACGTGCCGTCCCGATCGCCGCCGCCCAGCCTCCGCCGGCCGTCGCGGACACGTCCCTCGTCGAGACCGAGCGCGCCATCCCGATCGCGGCCGGAGCGCCGCCGTCTCCAGGAGCGCCCGGGGCCGAGGCGGCCACCACCTCCTCGCGCGTGACGCAGCCCGCCGAAGCGGTGCCGCCCGCCGCGGCGACCCGGGCCGAGCGGACCGCCGCGCCCGTGCGCCCGCCGCGCGCGATGGGGCGCATCGCCATCGCCATCGGGGCCCTGCTGCTGCTGAGCGGAATTGGCGCCATCTGGAGCACCCGGCACAAGCCGGAGGTGCTCGAGGACGCGAACATCCCGGACCTCAAACCCTCCGTGATGCTCACCGCGGAGCCCGAGGCCCCGAGGGATGCCGGGGTGCGCGTGCCGAGCAAGGCCCCGGCGCCCGCGCCCGCGACCCCCTCGGTGACCGAGCTCTTCGTGAACCCCGACGTGGAGGTGTCCATCAACGGCCGGGCGATCGGCCGCACGCCGCTGACGGTTCCCCTCCCCCTCGGCCGTCACACGCTGACGTTCACCGATCCGTCGAAGAACCTGCGGACGGCCCGGATGATCGACATCACCCACGACGGCACGTCGACGTTCCACATCCGCCTGGGCATGGGCTCGGTCCTGGTCCAGGCGCCCGCGGGGGCCCGCATCACCCTCGATGGGAGGGACGTGGGGACGGCGCCGCTCGCCGAGATGACGCTGTTCGAGGGTGTGTACGATCTGCGCGTCACCTTGAACGGGGACGTCTGGGAGAAGTCCTTCCAGCTGATGGGGGACCAGCGCCTGGTCTTCTTCCCCGAGTTCGACCCGGCGCAGTGAGTCAGGGATTGAGCGCCTGACAGACGAGACTGTGCGGCCTGGTTGGATACAGTCCGCTCAATGTCTCGGAAAACGAACCCCCAGGTCGTCATCGTTGGTGCTGGTCCCGCTGGAATGCTGCTCGCCTACCAGCTGGTGACGAATGGCGTCCCCGTACGGGTGCTCGAGCGGCATCCCGACTTCGAGCGTGAGTTCCGCGGCGAGCTGCTCCAACCCTCGGCGCTCGCTCCACTGGAGCAGCTCGGTATCCTGCCGCTGCTCGTGGAGAAGAAGCTGGCGCTCCCGAACGTCGAGCGGCGGCTGTTCGTCGGGCGGACCCGGCGGGTGATGGTCCCGGGCGGCAAGGAGCGGGGCTCGCTGGTCTCCCAGGCGGGGCTCCTCCAACTCCTGCACGAGCTGTGCGGCCGTCATCCCCATTACCAGTTGGACTTCGGCACCACGGCCCTCCAGACGATTCGCGAGAATGGCCGGGTGGTGGCGCTGAAGACGCGGCGGGAAGGCGCCGAGGGCCGCGTCGAGGGAGATCTCTTCGTGGACTGTAGCGGCCGGAACAGCGGGCTGCGCAGGGACGTGGGGCTCCAGGTCCAGACGACGCAGGTTCCCGCGGACGTGGTGTGGCTGCGCTTCGATCTCTCGGACGCGCCCGAGGCGCTGCCGGAGAGCGTCGACGTGCACATGTTCGGCAAGGGCGTGGTGGTCGTCTTCGTCCCGACGACGCGGTCTCGGCTGCAGGTGGCCTACAGCGCGCCCGGGGATCTCGGCGGCCTGCGAAAGGATGTCCCCGAGCTGCGCCGTCGGCTGCTGCCGACGGTGCCCGAGAAGCTGCGGCCCCACATCGAGGCGAAGCTCGACGAGCGCACCGAGTCCCAATTCCTTCGGGTGGTGGTCGATCGCGTCGAGCGCTGGCATGCACCCGGAATCCTGTTCCTGGGCGATGCCGCGCACACGATGTCTCCCTCGGGAGGACTGGGATTGAACCTGGCGATCCGCGACAGCCTCGTGGCCGCCAATCACCTGCTCGATGCGATCCGCGCGGAGCAGCCGCTCGATGAGCGGGTCTTCCAGAAGATCGAGGACGAGCGCCGGCCCGAGACGGACATGATCCAGGGCATGCAGACGCGGGTGCACCGGATGGTGATGGCGCCGATGTTCGTCGAGCACATCATGTTCACCCTGCTCGGCCTGGTGCTGCGGCTCATGAAGAAGGCGGATCAGAGCAGCCGGGGCGTCACCCCGGTGGAGATGCGCTACGGCGTCCCGGTGTCCCGGCTCCCGTGACACATCCTACTCCGGCCGGTTGGCCCGGAGGGATGACCTACCCGGTAAGGCGGCTTCCAATCCTCCGCCCTTCTGTGTTACCTGTCGGAGTGGAACGCTGGTAACCAATGAGAGCGCCCTCCTCCTCTCACGGGCGCTACCGCGCACAGGAGAACACATGCCCATGACGGAAAACAAAGAGAGGACTCGGCTGGCCATGCACCTGGGAGAGACGCTCCGCGAGGCACGCAAGAGGGCGGAGATGACCCAGGTCGATGTCGCGGAGCGCGTCGAGCTGGCGACCGAGGTCCTCGGCCGGATCGAGCGAGGGAACATGCTCCCGAGCGTGCCGACCCTGCGCAAGCTGTGCCGCACGCTGCACGTGGACGCCAACGCCATGTTGGGGCTCGACGCCGAGACGACCTTCTCGTGGCCGGAGGAGCCCGCTCGAGAAGAGGAGGACACCCCGGAGCTGCGCCGGGTGATGCGGACGCTTCGCCGGATGGACGCCGCTCAGCTCTCGGTGGTGGGCAGCATGGCCAGCGCCTTGTTGAAATACACGGGACAACGGCCAGAGGACTCCTCCGAGTGAGAGGAGCGCGCGGTCTGGCTCAGTCCTCGGACTCGGCGGCGATCAAGGTCAGGACCCTGCTGAGCACCTTCAACCGCTTCACCGGCCAGGCCCGAAGTTGATGAAGGACGCGCCGCAGCTCGGGGGGGAGCTTCTCCTCGGGAGGAGCTTCGTCCACCTTCGCGGCGACTCGCGAAGGGTCCAACCCCAGCAGTGCATCGGAGGAGATGCCGAGAACGCGGCAGATCCGATGGAGGGTCGGCACACTAGGCATCATGTCCCCGCGCTCGATGCGTCCGTAGACGCCTGGAACGAGGCCCACCTTGTTGGCGACCTGGGTCTGCGTAAGACCCAGCCGCTCGCGGGCTTCACGAGCCACCTCGCCCAGTGCTGGCTGAATGTCCGTGTCCATGGAGAGGGCGTCTACCATAAAGCTGGTCGCAGTCGACCCGCTCTGATAAGTCGTGCTGCGCTATGTGGATTGTCCTACTTCGCCGGTCTACCTGGCTTCTTTTCCTCGTGTCGTCCGTGGCCATGGCCACGGACCGTGAGCCCAACGAAAGGAACATCTACCTCTCGCGCCCTTCATGGCTCCTATGCGTTCACTGATTCCCGCTTCCATCCTGCTGTTTTGCGTGTCCTCCAGTTGCACGACCACTGGAGGCGTCTCCCTTCGCCCGGACGGCACCCCCGGACCGGAAACGTGCCCGGAAAAGGCGCTCGAAACCATGCGGCGTCTTGGATTGACCGTCGGGGACGCTTCGGATGTCGAGCTTGACGTGAACCAGACCGACACCAGCCCCGTCACCCTGTACGACGGTCCCGTGGAGAGCATGTTGAACAGCCCCCTCG
This window encodes:
- a CDS encoding helix-turn-helix domain-containing protein; translation: MDTDIQPALGEVAREARERLGLTQTQVANKVGLVPGVYGRIERGDMMPSVPTLHRICRVLGISSDALLGLDPSRVAAKVDEAPPEEKLPPELRRVLHQLRAWPVKRLKVLSRVLTLIAAESED
- a CDS encoding helix-turn-helix transcriptional regulator translates to MTENKERTRLAMHLGETLREARKRAEMTQVDVAERVELATEVLGRIERGNMLPSVPTLRKLCRTLHVDANAMLGLDAETTFSWPEEPAREEEDTPELRRVMRTLRRMDAAQLSVVGSMASALLKYTGQRPEDSSE
- a CDS encoding serine/threonine protein kinase, translating into MAPMRSLIPASILLFCVSSSCTTTGGVSLRPDGTPGPETCPEKALETMRRLGLTVGDASDVELDVNQTDTSPVTLYDGPVESMLNSPLGILPAVTRLYGRVWTGGPQVVIRYYEAHVPDEEPIPICAVARLARGQLKKKPESKPGTAILEFSSAGLYIVNSFR